One genomic region from Vitis riparia cultivar Riparia Gloire de Montpellier isolate 1030 chromosome 17, EGFV_Vit.rip_1.0, whole genome shotgun sequence encodes:
- the LOC117904437 gene encoding beta-glucosidase 24-like → MKAETISLMPCRCPHRESLSQTVRKEERRTHTLKENFRFLSSMKIIWRLLRVCVFALLVNQFAEASVNVITEKLEVVRSDFPSDFMFGTATFAVQIEESANGVRGPRVWDSFAHNFSAKFADHSNGDIAINSCERYKAEGSFFLYIYPEGLQKLLEYIKDRYQNPKIYITENGINEAMVDSHGLEEALHDPH, encoded by the exons ATGAAAGCAGAAACCATTTCTTTAATGCCGTGCCGTTGTCCTCATCGCGAGAGCCTGAGCCAAACTGTGAGAAAAGAGGAAAGAAGAACACACACACTTAAagaaaatttcagatttttatCATCAATGAAGATAATTTGGCGACTTCTAAGGGTCTGTGTCTTTGCTCTTCTTGTGAATCAATTTGCAGAGGCCTCGG TAAACGTGATCACCGAGAAATTGGAGGTTGTGAGATCAGATTTCCCAAGTGATTTTATGTTTGGAACAGCTACCTTTGCTGTGCAG ATAGAAGAATCGGCAAACGGAGTGCGAGGGCCAAGGGTTTGGGACTCTTTCGCCCACAACTTCTCAG CAAAATTTGCAGACCACAGTAACGGGGACATAGCCATCAACTCATGCGAACGGTACAAG GCTGAAGGAAGCTTCTTTCTTTACATTTACCCTGAAGGGCTGCAGAAACTCTTGGAATACATCAAGGACAGATACCAAAACCCCAAAATCTACATCACTGAAAATG GGATTAATGAGGCTATGGTTGATAGCCATGGACTTGAGGAGGCTCTACACGATCCACACTGA
- the LOC117904435 gene encoding O-fucosyltransferase 37 isoform X4, producing the protein MTKEEAEFWAQPDGEGYRPCLDFSILYRKASAKISKEKHRFLVVVVSGGLNQQKNQIVDAVVIARILEAALVVPVLEINQIWKDESEFSDIFDVDHFKRTLQADVRVVSSLPSTHLSSKPTINTRMPLNVSPLWIRTKFLTELNKEGVLILKGIDSKLSKNLPLDLQKLRCKVAFHALRFAAPIQELGDRFARRMWIEGPYIALHLRLEKDVWVRTGCLTGLGPEYDDIIRKIRESRPRLLTGRLNMTYTQRRLAGLCPLNALEVARFSDSASWEISLLECDLGHYLISFYCRLLKALGAPRTARVYRAGGEPFGGAKALQALVGEFPNVVTKEMLAREGELSPYVNRPSAMAALDYIVSLSSDVFLPSHGGNMGRAMQGHRAYVGHRKFVKPDKREMIPFFGDASISEAEFRSIMRKLHSRYQGQPEKRTNKRSTRDVIAYPVPECMCRHSNRPLLRS; encoded by the exons ATGACAAAGGAGGAGGCAGAGTTCTGGGCACAGCCTGATGGAGAAGGGTACAGGCCTTGTTTGGATTTCAGTATACTGTACCGGAAAGCATCTGCAAAGATATCAAAGGAGAAGCACAGGTTCTTGGTGGTGGTAGTCTCAGGAGGATTGAATCAACAGAAGAATCAGATTGTTGATGCAGTCGTTATTGCGAGAATTCTTGAAGCAGCCCTGGTTGTGCCGGTTCTTGAGATTAATCAGATTTGGAAAGATGAAAG TGAATTTTCTGATATTTTCGATGTGGATCATTTCAAGAGGACCTTACAAGCTGATGTTCGAGTTGTATCATCTCTTCCCTCCACGCATTTGAGttcaaaaccaacaattaaCACACGAATGCCCCTCAATGTTTCTCCCCTTTGGATCCGTACTAAATTCCTCACAgaa CTGAACAAAGAAGGTGTTCTCATACTAAAAGGGATAGATTCTAAGCTCTCCAAGAATCTTCCACTTGATCTTCAGAAGCTTCGGTGTAAG GTAGCTTTCCATGCACTAAGATTTGCAGCTCCAATTCAGGAGCTTGGCGATAGGTTTGCAAGAAGAATGTGGATTGAGGGGCCATATATCGCTCTCCATCTCCGTCTCGAGAAGGATGTGTGGGTGAGAACTGGATGTCTTACTGGTTTAGGCCCCGAGTATGATGATATTATTAGGAAGATTCGTGAGTCTCGACCTAGACTCCTCACTGGAAGGTTGAACATGACCTACACTCAGCGAAGACTTGCTGGACTTTGTCCTCTAAATGCCTTAGAAGTAGCAAGGTTTAGTGACTCTGCATCTTGGGAAATATCTTTGTTGGAATGCGATCTGGGACACTATCTGATCTCATTCTACTGCAGGCTGCTTAAGGCTCTAGGGGCTCCGAGGACTGCACGAGTGTACAGGGCAGGAGGAGAGCCATTTGGGGGAGCCAAGGCGCTGCAGGCCCTTGTGGGGGAGTTTCCAAATGTGGTAACAAAGGAAATGCTGGCACGAGAAGGCGAGCTCTCACCATACGTCAACAGGCCATCTGCTATGGCTGCTCTGGACTACATTGTATCGCTGAGCAGTGACGTGTTCCTACCTTCCCATGGAGGCAACATGGGGCGAGCCATGCAG GGTCATCGCGCATACGTTGGGCATAGGAAATTTGTAAAGCCAGACAAGCGAGAAATGATTCCTTTCTTCGGAGACGCCTCCATTTCTGAGGCAGAGTTCAGAAGCATCATGAGGAAGCTGCACAGCAGATATCAGGGCCAGCCTGAGAAAAGGACAAACAAGAGAAGTACCCGGGATGTGATTGCTTACCCAGTGCCTGAATGCATGTGCAGACACAGCAACAGGCCTCTCCTAAGAAGCTAA
- the LOC117904435 gene encoding O-fucosyltransferase 37 isoform X3, whose protein sequence is MKLNSLLPRLEVDPGAHTVAVQQMVKFSPALQHPQNMTKEEAEFWAQPDGEGYRPCLDFSILYRKASAKISKEKHRFLVVVVSGGLNQQKNQIVDAVVIARILEAALVVPVLEINQIWKDESEFSDIFDVDHFKRTLQADVRVVSSLPSTHLSSKPTINTRMPLNVSPLWIRTKFLTELNKEGVLILKGIDSKLSKNLPLDLQKLRCKVAFHALRFAAPIQELGDRFARRMWIEGPYIALHLRLEKDVWVRTGCLTGLGPEYDDIIRKIRESRPRLLTGRLNMTYTQRRLAGLCPLNALEVARFSDSASWEISLLECDLGHYLISFYCRLLKALGAPRTARVYRAGGEPFGGAKALQALVGEFPNVVTKEMLAREGELSPYVNRPSAMAALDYIVSLSSDVFLPSHGGNMGRAMQGHRAYVGHRKFVKPDKREMIPFFGDASISEAEFRSIMRKLHSRYQGQPEKRTNKRSTRDVIAYPVPECMCRHSNRPLLRS, encoded by the exons ATGAAGCTCAATTCTCTGCTTCCCAGGCTTGAAGTGGATCCAGGGGCACACACAGTGGCAGTTCAGCAGATGGTGAAGTTCTCACCTGCTCTTCAGCATCCACA GAACATGACAAAGGAGGAGGCAGAGTTCTGGGCACAGCCTGATGGAGAAGGGTACAGGCCTTGTTTGGATTTCAGTATACTGTACCGGAAAGCATCTGCAAAGATATCAAAGGAGAAGCACAGGTTCTTGGTGGTGGTAGTCTCAGGAGGATTGAATCAACAGAAGAATCAGATTGTTGATGCAGTCGTTATTGCGAGAATTCTTGAAGCAGCCCTGGTTGTGCCGGTTCTTGAGATTAATCAGATTTGGAAAGATGAAAG TGAATTTTCTGATATTTTCGATGTGGATCATTTCAAGAGGACCTTACAAGCTGATGTTCGAGTTGTATCATCTCTTCCCTCCACGCATTTGAGttcaaaaccaacaattaaCACACGAATGCCCCTCAATGTTTCTCCCCTTTGGATCCGTACTAAATTCCTCACAgaa CTGAACAAAGAAGGTGTTCTCATACTAAAAGGGATAGATTCTAAGCTCTCCAAGAATCTTCCACTTGATCTTCAGAAGCTTCGGTGTAAG GTAGCTTTCCATGCACTAAGATTTGCAGCTCCAATTCAGGAGCTTGGCGATAGGTTTGCAAGAAGAATGTGGATTGAGGGGCCATATATCGCTCTCCATCTCCGTCTCGAGAAGGATGTGTGGGTGAGAACTGGATGTCTTACTGGTTTAGGCCCCGAGTATGATGATATTATTAGGAAGATTCGTGAGTCTCGACCTAGACTCCTCACTGGAAGGTTGAACATGACCTACACTCAGCGAAGACTTGCTGGACTTTGTCCTCTAAATGCCTTAGAAGTAGCAAGGTTTAGTGACTCTGCATCTTGGGAAATATCTTTGTTGGAATGCGATCTGGGACACTATCTGATCTCATTCTACTGCAGGCTGCTTAAGGCTCTAGGGGCTCCGAGGACTGCACGAGTGTACAGGGCAGGAGGAGAGCCATTTGGGGGAGCCAAGGCGCTGCAGGCCCTTGTGGGGGAGTTTCCAAATGTGGTAACAAAGGAAATGCTGGCACGAGAAGGCGAGCTCTCACCATACGTCAACAGGCCATCTGCTATGGCTGCTCTGGACTACATTGTATCGCTGAGCAGTGACGTGTTCCTACCTTCCCATGGAGGCAACATGGGGCGAGCCATGCAG GGTCATCGCGCATACGTTGGGCATAGGAAATTTGTAAAGCCAGACAAGCGAGAAATGATTCCTTTCTTCGGAGACGCCTCCATTTCTGAGGCAGAGTTCAGAAGCATCATGAGGAAGCTGCACAGCAGATATCAGGGCCAGCCTGAGAAAAGGACAAACAAGAGAAGTACCCGGGATGTGATTGCTTACCCAGTGCCTGAATGCATGTGCAGACACAGCAACAGGCCTCTCCTAAGAAGCTAA
- the LOC117904435 gene encoding O-fucosyltransferase 37 isoform X1: protein MARHRNIKNSFITVIPSPLFTLFRVSPLTSLLNKTPRSDRSCSSFPPRSSLFMIFLLILVSFLGLSLLRLVFVSQNLVPCPCPLTSFPTLLPPPNSHLSLASLSTKNQEPVVLSRSATVPLPAHAVSRNMTKEEAEFWAQPDGEGYRPCLDFSILYRKASAKISKEKHRFLVVVVSGGLNQQKNQIVDAVVIARILEAALVVPVLEINQIWKDESEFSDIFDVDHFKRTLQADVRVVSSLPSTHLSSKPTINTRMPLNVSPLWIRTKFLTELNKEGVLILKGIDSKLSKNLPLDLQKLRCKVAFHALRFAAPIQELGDRFARRMWIEGPYIALHLRLEKDVWVRTGCLTGLGPEYDDIIRKIRESRPRLLTGRLNMTYTQRRLAGLCPLNALEVARFSDSASWEISLLECDLGHYLISFYCRLLKALGAPRTARVYRAGGEPFGGAKALQALVGEFPNVVTKEMLAREGELSPYVNRPSAMAALDYIVSLSSDVFLPSHGGNMGRAMQGHRAYVGHRKFVKPDKREMIPFFGDASISEAEFRSIMRKLHSRYQGQPEKRTNKRSTRDVIAYPVPECMCRHSNRPLLRS from the exons ATGGCTAGACACAGAAACATCAAGAACAGCTTCATCACTGTAATCCCATCTCCACTCTTCACCCTATTTCGTGTCTCTCCACTTACTTCACTTCTCAACAAAACCCCAAGAAGCGACAGGTCGTGTTCTTCATTCCCACCAAGAAGCTCTCTTTTCATGATCTTCCTTCTCATTCTCGTCTCTTTCTTGGGACTTTCTCTGCTCAGGTTGGTGTTCGTTTCTCAGAACCTAGTGCCATGTCCATGTCCATTAACCTCTTTCCCCACTCTGTTGCCTCCTCCAAACTCTCATCTATCTTTGGCCTCACTTTCTACTAAGAATCAAGAGCCAGTAGTGCTGTCAAGGAGTGCAACAGTGCCCTTACCAGCTCATGCGGTTTCCAGGAACATGACAAAGGAGGAGGCAGAGTTCTGGGCACAGCCTGATGGAGAAGGGTACAGGCCTTGTTTGGATTTCAGTATACTGTACCGGAAAGCATCTGCAAAGATATCAAAGGAGAAGCACAGGTTCTTGGTGGTGGTAGTCTCAGGAGGATTGAATCAACAGAAGAATCAGATTGTTGATGCAGTCGTTATTGCGAGAATTCTTGAAGCAGCCCTGGTTGTGCCGGTTCTTGAGATTAATCAGATTTGGAAAGATGAAAG TGAATTTTCTGATATTTTCGATGTGGATCATTTCAAGAGGACCTTACAAGCTGATGTTCGAGTTGTATCATCTCTTCCCTCCACGCATTTGAGttcaaaaccaacaattaaCACACGAATGCCCCTCAATGTTTCTCCCCTTTGGATCCGTACTAAATTCCTCACAgaa CTGAACAAAGAAGGTGTTCTCATACTAAAAGGGATAGATTCTAAGCTCTCCAAGAATCTTCCACTTGATCTTCAGAAGCTTCGGTGTAAG GTAGCTTTCCATGCACTAAGATTTGCAGCTCCAATTCAGGAGCTTGGCGATAGGTTTGCAAGAAGAATGTGGATTGAGGGGCCATATATCGCTCTCCATCTCCGTCTCGAGAAGGATGTGTGGGTGAGAACTGGATGTCTTACTGGTTTAGGCCCCGAGTATGATGATATTATTAGGAAGATTCGTGAGTCTCGACCTAGACTCCTCACTGGAAGGTTGAACATGACCTACACTCAGCGAAGACTTGCTGGACTTTGTCCTCTAAATGCCTTAGAAGTAGCAAGGTTTAGTGACTCTGCATCTTGGGAAATATCTTTGTTGGAATGCGATCTGGGACACTATCTGATCTCATTCTACTGCAGGCTGCTTAAGGCTCTAGGGGCTCCGAGGACTGCACGAGTGTACAGGGCAGGAGGAGAGCCATTTGGGGGAGCCAAGGCGCTGCAGGCCCTTGTGGGGGAGTTTCCAAATGTGGTAACAAAGGAAATGCTGGCACGAGAAGGCGAGCTCTCACCATACGTCAACAGGCCATCTGCTATGGCTGCTCTGGACTACATTGTATCGCTGAGCAGTGACGTGTTCCTACCTTCCCATGGAGGCAACATGGGGCGAGCCATGCAG GGTCATCGCGCATACGTTGGGCATAGGAAATTTGTAAAGCCAGACAAGCGAGAAATGATTCCTTTCTTCGGAGACGCCTCCATTTCTGAGGCAGAGTTCAGAAGCATCATGAGGAAGCTGCACAGCAGATATCAGGGCCAGCCTGAGAAAAGGACAAACAAGAGAAGTACCCGGGATGTGATTGCTTACCCAGTGCCTGAATGCATGTGCAGACACAGCAACAGGCCTCTCCTAAGAAGCTAA
- the LOC117904435 gene encoding O-fucosyltransferase 37 isoform X2 has translation MARHRNIKNSFITVIPSPLFTLFRVSPLTSLLNKTPRSDRSCSSFPPRSSLFMIFLLILVSFLGLSLLRLVFVSQNLVPCPCPLTSFPTLLPPPNSHLSLASLSTKNQEPVVLSRSATVPLPAHAVSRNMTKEEAEFWAQPDGEGYRPCLDFSILYRKASAKISKEKHRFLVVVVSGGLNQQKNQIVDAVVIARILEAALVVPVLEINQIWKDESEFSDIFDVDHFKRTLQADVRVVSSLPSTHLSSKPTINTRMPLNVSPLWIRTKFLTELNKEGVLILKGIDSKLSKNLPLDLQKLRCKVAFHALRFAAPIQELGDRFARRMWIEGPYIALHLRLEKDVWVRTGCLTGLGPEYDDIIRKIRESRPRLLTGRLNMTYTQRRLAGLCPLNALEVARLLKALGAPRTARVYRAGGEPFGGAKALQALVGEFPNVVTKEMLAREGELSPYVNRPSAMAALDYIVSLSSDVFLPSHGGNMGRAMQGHRAYVGHRKFVKPDKREMIPFFGDASISEAEFRSIMRKLHSRYQGQPEKRTNKRSTRDVIAYPVPECMCRHSNRPLLRS, from the exons ATGGCTAGACACAGAAACATCAAGAACAGCTTCATCACTGTAATCCCATCTCCACTCTTCACCCTATTTCGTGTCTCTCCACTTACTTCACTTCTCAACAAAACCCCAAGAAGCGACAGGTCGTGTTCTTCATTCCCACCAAGAAGCTCTCTTTTCATGATCTTCCTTCTCATTCTCGTCTCTTTCTTGGGACTTTCTCTGCTCAGGTTGGTGTTCGTTTCTCAGAACCTAGTGCCATGTCCATGTCCATTAACCTCTTTCCCCACTCTGTTGCCTCCTCCAAACTCTCATCTATCTTTGGCCTCACTTTCTACTAAGAATCAAGAGCCAGTAGTGCTGTCAAGGAGTGCAACAGTGCCCTTACCAGCTCATGCGGTTTCCAGGAACATGACAAAGGAGGAGGCAGAGTTCTGGGCACAGCCTGATGGAGAAGGGTACAGGCCTTGTTTGGATTTCAGTATACTGTACCGGAAAGCATCTGCAAAGATATCAAAGGAGAAGCACAGGTTCTTGGTGGTGGTAGTCTCAGGAGGATTGAATCAACAGAAGAATCAGATTGTTGATGCAGTCGTTATTGCGAGAATTCTTGAAGCAGCCCTGGTTGTGCCGGTTCTTGAGATTAATCAGATTTGGAAAGATGAAAG TGAATTTTCTGATATTTTCGATGTGGATCATTTCAAGAGGACCTTACAAGCTGATGTTCGAGTTGTATCATCTCTTCCCTCCACGCATTTGAGttcaaaaccaacaattaaCACACGAATGCCCCTCAATGTTTCTCCCCTTTGGATCCGTACTAAATTCCTCACAgaa CTGAACAAAGAAGGTGTTCTCATACTAAAAGGGATAGATTCTAAGCTCTCCAAGAATCTTCCACTTGATCTTCAGAAGCTTCGGTGTAAG GTAGCTTTCCATGCACTAAGATTTGCAGCTCCAATTCAGGAGCTTGGCGATAGGTTTGCAAGAAGAATGTGGATTGAGGGGCCATATATCGCTCTCCATCTCCGTCTCGAGAAGGATGTGTGGGTGAGAACTGGATGTCTTACTGGTTTAGGCCCCGAGTATGATGATATTATTAGGAAGATTCGTGAGTCTCGACCTAGACTCCTCACTGGAAGGTTGAACATGACCTACACTCAGCGAAGACTTGCTGGACTTTGTCCTCTAAATGCCTTAGAAGTAGCAAG GCTGCTTAAGGCTCTAGGGGCTCCGAGGACTGCACGAGTGTACAGGGCAGGAGGAGAGCCATTTGGGGGAGCCAAGGCGCTGCAGGCCCTTGTGGGGGAGTTTCCAAATGTGGTAACAAAGGAAATGCTGGCACGAGAAGGCGAGCTCTCACCATACGTCAACAGGCCATCTGCTATGGCTGCTCTGGACTACATTGTATCGCTGAGCAGTGACGTGTTCCTACCTTCCCATGGAGGCAACATGGGGCGAGCCATGCAG GGTCATCGCGCATACGTTGGGCATAGGAAATTTGTAAAGCCAGACAAGCGAGAAATGATTCCTTTCTTCGGAGACGCCTCCATTTCTGAGGCAGAGTTCAGAAGCATCATGAGGAAGCTGCACAGCAGATATCAGGGCCAGCCTGAGAAAAGGACAAACAAGAGAAGTACCCGGGATGTGATTGCTTACCCAGTGCCTGAATGCATGTGCAGACACAGCAACAGGCCTCTCCTAAGAAGCTAA